A window of the Cicer arietinum cultivar CDC Frontier isolate Library 1 chromosome 6, Cicar.CDCFrontier_v2.0, whole genome shotgun sequence genome harbors these coding sequences:
- the LOC101508164 gene encoding (R)-mandelonitrile lyase-like translates to MEKSAITVTTEFLFLTSFITIFIGSAFASPTQNQESNSQEQQDKPPSYLRMVANASEFPLEDYYDYIIVGGGTAGCPLAATLSQNYRVLVLERGGVTHGKSNLMNQEGFLNTLLNANVNNANNEDSPAQSFISEDGVLNARGRVLGGSSAINAGFYSRADHEFFTRSGVIWDSKLVNESYEWVEREIVFRPQLKTWQSAFRDGLLEARVGPYNGFTLDHATGTKIGGSTFDTSGKRHSSADLLRYARHSNLRIAVYASVERILLASSSSSTTTSSETSSSATTSAIGVLYRDQNGKYHHAILRGRGEVILAAGAIGSPQLLLLSGIGPRPYLSSWGIPVTHHLPYVGHFLYDNPRNGITFLPSIPLEHSLIQVVGITNSGAYIEAASNVVPFSSPVRNFFIRESNSPLYLTVATLISKISGPVSAGFLRLASTDVRFNPIVRFNYFNNGVDVERCVNGTRKLGEVLRSRAMNDFKFVNWLGVRDFRFIGPALPNDESDYIEMADFCRRTVSTIWHYHGGCVVGRVVDSHLKVIGIDSLRIVDGSVFSVSPGTNPQATLMMLGRYFGLKMIREREGYSNDL, encoded by the exons ATGGAGAAATCTGCCATAACCGTTACAACAGAGTTTCTATTTCTCACATCTTTCATCACAATATTCATCGGTTCTGCATTCGCTTCTCCAACACAAAATCAAGAATCTAACTCTCAAGAACAACAag ATAAGCCGCCGAGTTACTTAAGGATGGTGGCTAACGCAAGCGAGTTTCCCTTAGAAGATTACTACGATTACATAATAGTCGGCGGCGGAACAGCCGGCTGTCCATTAGCCGCCACACTCTCCCAAAATTACCGCGTATTAGTCCTCGAACGTGGTGGAGTTACCCACGGTAAATCCAATTTAATGAACCAAGAAGGTTTCTTGAACACATTATTAAACGCAAACGTAAACAACGCCAACAACGAAGACTCACCGGCTCAATCATTCATTTCAGAAGACGGCGTACTCAACGCACGTGGCCGCGTTCTCGGCGGTAGTAGCGCAATTAACGCCGGCTTTTATAGCCGAGCCGATCACGAATTTTTTACACGCTCCGGTGTTATTTGGGACTCAAAACTTGTGAACGAATCTTACGAATGGGTTGAAAGAGAAATCGTTTTTCGTCCTCAACTTAAAACGTGGCAATCCGCTTTTCGTGATGGTCTTCTAGAAGCTCGTGTGGGTCCCTATAACGGTTTCACCTTAGATCACGCTACTGGTACCAAAATTGGTGGGTCCACTTTTGATACTTCAGGTAAACGACATAGTTCCGCAGATCTTTTACGCTATGCACGACACTCCAATCTTCGCATTGCCGTTTACGCTAGCGTCGAACGAATCCTTCTcgcttcttcatcatcttcaacaacaacGAGTTCTGAAACTTCTTCTTCTGCAACAACTTCTGCGATTGGAGTTCTTTATCGCGATCAAAACGGAAAATATCATCACGCGATTTTGAGAGGACGCGGAGAAGTGATTCTTGCAGCAGGTGCAATTGGAAGTCCACAACTTCTTCTATTAAGTGGAATTGGACCTAGACCTTATCTTTCTTCATGGGGAATACCAGTGACACATCATTTACCATACGTAGGTCATTTTCTATACGATAATCCACGTAACGGAATCACTTTTCTACCTTCAATTCCACTTGAACATTCGCTTATACAAGTTGTAGGTATAACGAATTCAGGTGCTTACATAGAAGCAGCTTCTAATGTTGTTCCGTTTTCATCACCGGTTCGGAATTTCTTCATCCGTGAATCTAATTCGCCGCTTTATCTAACTGTTGCGACGTTGATTTCGAAGATTTCAGGACCTGTTTCTGCTGGTTTTCTAAGATTAGCTTCAACTGATGTTAGGTTTAATCCAATTGTTAGGTTTAATTACTTTAACAACGGTGTTGATGTTGAAAGGTGTGTTAATGGAACAAGGAAATTAGGGGAAGTACTTAGGAGTAGAGCAATGAATGATTTTAAGTTTGTGAATTGGTTAGGTGTTAGAGATTTTAGGTTTATTGGACCTGCTTTGCCTAATGATGAAAGTGATTATATTGAAATGGCTGATTTTTGTAGAAGGACTGTTAGTACTATTTGGCATTATCATGGTGGTTGTGTGGTTGGTAGGGTTGTTGATTCACATTTGAAAGTCATTGGAATTGATTCTCTTCGGATTGTTGATGGTTCTGTTTTTAGTGTTTCACCTGGAACTAATCCTCAAGCTACATTAATGATGTTGGGAAG GTATTTTGGGCTAAAGATGATTAGAGAAAGGGAAGGATATTCAAATGATTTGTAA